From Echinicola soli, a single genomic window includes:
- a CDS encoding aminotransferase-like domain-containing protein: protein MNLYEKLAKELEKQIKNGAYQFGERLPSVRQLHRETSMSISTVLQTMYLLEAKGLVEARPKRGYFVTFSPNQNVQTPVVYRPTTKEGPGNIEDTIQQVYGENDQHDPITNFSIGVPSSKMLPIARLKKIVRETMLDLTDACVHYEPIMGNPYLRRQVAQRTSLWENGLSPDDLITTNGCMNALALAMMAITKKGDRIITESPVYFGTIQLAKSLGLHVIEMPTHSNYGLDIEEVKKTMKKIDIAAVIVVSNFSNPLGYNMSVQSKRALVKICTSHQVPLIEEDLYGDVFFGTERPLPCKSFDQKGIVLWCSSVSKTLAPGYRVGWIAAGKYTDRILKSKLYHNVSSSSLSHEVVARFMDKGRYDNHLRQLRVALHHNLLKYLQVIQEYFPENTKTTFPNGGFLLWIELDPRIDTSQLYEPALNLGIKYAPGRMFTLRDQYKNCLRLSFGLDWNEQTATALTKLGLLLQHQLVSY, encoded by the coding sequence ATGAATCTCTACGAAAAACTCGCCAAGGAGCTCGAAAAGCAAATCAAAAACGGGGCATATCAATTTGGTGAACGTCTTCCTTCCGTGCGGCAGCTCCACCGTGAGACCAGCATGAGCATCAGCACCGTGCTCCAAACCATGTACCTACTGGAAGCCAAGGGGCTGGTGGAAGCGCGTCCCAAGCGTGGATACTTTGTCACCTTCTCGCCAAACCAAAACGTCCAAACTCCGGTCGTTTACCGACCAACGACGAAGGAAGGACCTGGGAATATCGAGGATACCATCCAACAGGTCTATGGGGAAAATGACCAACATGATCCTATCACCAATTTCTCAATCGGCGTACCTTCCTCAAAGATGCTCCCCATCGCCCGGCTAAAGAAAATCGTTCGAGAAACCATGCTGGACCTGACAGATGCCTGCGTTCATTATGAACCCATTATGGGCAACCCTTACCTTCGCCGACAGGTGGCCCAGCGTACTTCACTCTGGGAAAACGGCCTTTCTCCTGACGACTTGATCACCACCAACGGCTGTATGAACGCCTTGGCCTTAGCAATGATGGCTATCACCAAAAAAGGTGACCGCATCATCACGGAAAGCCCCGTTTACTTTGGCACAATACAGCTGGCCAAAAGCTTGGGCCTGCATGTTATAGAAATGCCTACACACAGCAATTACGGGCTGGACATAGAAGAAGTCAAAAAGACAATGAAAAAAATCGACATCGCGGCAGTCATCGTGGTCAGTAATTTCAGCAATCCGCTGGGCTATAACATGTCTGTACAAAGCAAAAGGGCCTTGGTAAAAATCTGTACTTCCCATCAAGTGCCCCTCATCGAAGAAGACCTTTACGGAGATGTGTTTTTTGGCACAGAAAGGCCTCTTCCCTGCAAAAGCTTCGACCAAAAAGGAATCGTCCTGTGGTGCAGCTCGGTATCCAAAACCTTGGCTCCCGGCTATCGCGTGGGATGGATCGCTGCTGGAAAATACACGGATAGAATCCTCAAAAGCAAGCTCTACCATAATGTTTCCAGCTCCTCACTTTCCCATGAAGTGGTGGCCAGATTTATGGACAAGGGCCGCTACGACAATCACCTTCGACAGCTAAGAGTAGCCCTGCACCATAACCTGCTCAAATATCTACAGGTCATTCAGGAATATTTCCCGGAAAACACCAAAACCACTTTCCCTAATGGTGGCTTTTTGCTCTGGATCGAACTGGATCCACGGATAGATACCTCGCAGCTCTATGAACCTGCCCTAAACCTGGGCATCAAATATGCACCGGGAAGAATGTTTACCCTGCGCGACCAATACAAAAACTGCCTTCGTCTGAGCTTCGGTCTGGACTGGAACGAGCAAACTGCCACCGCCCTGACCAAGCTGGGATTGTTATTACAACACCAGTTGGTTAGTTATTAG
- a CDS encoding DUF4450 domain-containing protein, producing the protein MHQLRTDKALFTLLLICFFIGGIHQVMGQGYWHDIPRKLRYSPSGQDFVIENGERRFNRALYGYHSDFRTEAGDQPLFSFYLPGMGGHFRLGVQVGDQSKWLHESSQVKASYSAGMMKYSITDQLLGNGVISIKVMPLREQEGAIFKVESEGLPATAELIWVYGGVTGKRFRRMGDLGADPPSVFDLTVEKCQGNEIMVNGQNELELFYGETKDGAPRPKMLGSFPLNAEIRSAAPQMMDRPAALWDSTVEDAPVLVGKVPAGNTPHYFAIYRPGFQDLPYQGLAEAYSQADGARKQLANRIQVKTPDPYINTVGGALGIAADAIYDAPAYVHGAVAWRMPLPGWRGAYVADWMGWHDRAKTHFDGYLASQYLEPYGSRNDPDTAKHLARQVEKTGKSIFNRGYISRRPGEPSSPHHYDMNQVFFDQLVRHFDWTGDVRYLKKVWPSIERHLAWEKRNFDPDGDGLYNAYASIWASDALQYNSGGVAHASAYNYFANKKAAELASFIGEDGEKYEAEAGRILRAMNETLWLPGGWYAEYKDLLGPRNVHPQAGVWSIYHTIDSEVPDPFQAWQMTRYVDTQIPHIPLAADGLNEGEYHTLSTTNWMPYTWSVNNVALAEVLHTSLAYWQAGNTNEAFRLWKSALLESMYLGGSPGNFQQLSFLDAMRSELYRDFADAVGMGGRSLIEGLFGVKPDLMNKRLEIKPGFPAEWEYASLSTPDVGIDFRQKDEVDHYEITNRFGKEVVLELVVRAKSAGIEAVKVNGKPVEWKLLENQVGKPAVLIKTPLGENSRISIAWQGEALKALRFPKEVTVGESLIMEWNDAEVLKLHDPEQLFTANEIVDGGFEASVGSQIGDKTFFAKLKQGEMTWWEPIAVKVLPRLEITAADNQSPSALAFSVSNHQEEEMPVSIVVNGKAWKAQVNLVSNKAQEFTIQDLSLLQTGTNEVAVYDGETLLAQQMVINWELDALAKNLETVDISSAMNDKVTAIFRNEYLSPRSPYPTLQIPVQGMGDWASFGAYMDIDDRGLRKLAGEKGRFALPQGIPFATSGDSSENNILFTALWDNYPDGVRVPLSGKASHAYLLMAGSTNHMQSRMENGQVVIHYKDDSKDVLSLRNPESWWPIEQDYFIDDHAFEIGVPRPVRVHLKTGKISRKVHDNYEAIDHFTEYAIDGGAATVLDLPLDPEKELDHLEVKATTIEVVIGLMAVTLERE; encoded by the coding sequence ATGCATCAGTTAAGGACTGACAAAGCATTATTTACATTACTGCTCATCTGCTTTTTTATAGGCGGTATCCATCAGGTGATGGGACAGGGATATTGGCACGACATCCCCAGAAAGCTGCGTTACTCGCCAAGTGGGCAGGATTTTGTGATCGAAAATGGCGAGCGTAGGTTTAACCGTGCCCTATACGGCTATCATTCTGACTTTCGCACAGAAGCGGGCGACCAGCCACTGTTTTCCTTTTATTTGCCCGGTATGGGTGGGCATTTTAGACTCGGTGTCCAAGTAGGTGATCAATCCAAATGGCTGCATGAGTCATCGCAAGTGAAGGCTAGTTATAGTGCAGGCATGATGAAGTATTCCATCACCGATCAGCTATTGGGAAATGGCGTGATCAGCATTAAGGTAATGCCATTGCGTGAGCAGGAAGGGGCAATTTTTAAAGTTGAATCGGAAGGGCTGCCAGCAACAGCCGAATTGATCTGGGTGTATGGTGGCGTCACCGGCAAGCGGTTTCGAAGGATGGGTGATCTTGGTGCCGATCCACCATCTGTATTTGACCTGACGGTAGAAAAGTGCCAGGGCAATGAAATAATGGTGAATGGCCAGAATGAGTTGGAGTTATTTTATGGTGAGACCAAAGATGGTGCTCCACGGCCAAAGATGCTGGGGTCTTTTCCTTTGAATGCCGAAATCCGTTCCGCTGCACCTCAAATGATGGACCGCCCAGCTGCCCTTTGGGATTCAACGGTGGAGGATGCACCTGTTTTGGTAGGCAAGGTGCCTGCAGGGAATACTCCCCATTACTTTGCGATCTACAGGCCCGGTTTTCAGGATTTGCCTTATCAAGGATTAGCAGAAGCCTATTCACAAGCAGATGGGGCAAGAAAGCAGCTGGCCAATCGCATCCAAGTGAAAACTCCTGATCCCTACATCAATACTGTGGGTGGAGCATTGGGCATAGCAGCAGATGCGATTTATGATGCGCCAGCTTATGTGCACGGTGCGGTGGCGTGGCGGATGCCCTTGCCGGGATGGAGGGGCGCCTATGTGGCCGACTGGATGGGCTGGCATGATCGTGCCAAGACCCACTTTGATGGTTACCTGGCGTCGCAATATTTGGAACCGTATGGAAGTAGAAATGATCCAGATACTGCTAAACATTTGGCTCGTCAAGTGGAGAAAACGGGTAAATCTATCTTTAATCGAGGCTATATCAGCCGACGTCCCGGGGAGCCGTCTTCACCGCATCACTATGATATGAACCAAGTGTTTTTTGACCAGTTGGTCCGTCATTTTGATTGGACAGGAGATGTGCGTTATCTGAAAAAAGTATGGCCTTCCATTGAGCGGCATTTGGCCTGGGAAAAAAGGAATTTTGATCCAGACGGTGATGGGCTTTATAACGCCTATGCGAGTATCTGGGCAAGTGATGCACTTCAGTACAATAGCGGAGGCGTGGCCCATGCATCGGCCTATAATTATTTTGCCAATAAGAAAGCAGCAGAGCTGGCATCGTTTATTGGTGAAGATGGTGAAAAGTATGAAGCCGAGGCAGGTCGCATCCTCCGGGCAATGAATGAGACGCTTTGGTTACCAGGTGGTTGGTATGCAGAATACAAAGATCTTTTGGGACCAAGGAATGTACATCCGCAAGCAGGTGTGTGGTCCATTTATCACACCATTGACAGTGAAGTGCCGGATCCTTTTCAGGCCTGGCAGATGACCCGATATGTGGATACGCAAATTCCACATATCCCCTTGGCAGCAGATGGCCTGAACGAAGGGGAATACCACACTCTTTCGACCACCAATTGGATGCCTTACACGTGGTCGGTAAATAACGTGGCCTTGGCAGAAGTGCTGCACACAAGTTTGGCCTATTGGCAAGCGGGAAATACCAATGAAGCGTTCAGGTTATGGAAAAGTGCCCTGCTGGAAAGTATGTACTTGGGCGGCAGTCCCGGGAATTTTCAGCAGCTGTCCTTTTTGGATGCAATGAGAAGTGAGCTTTACCGTGACTTTGCGGATGCAGTGGGCATGGGGGGCAGATCGTTGATAGAAGGGCTGTTTGGGGTAAAACCGGACTTGATGAACAAGCGATTGGAGATCAAACCAGGCTTTCCTGCCGAATGGGAATATGCTTCCCTTAGCACACCAGATGTGGGAATTGACTTCAGGCAAAAGGACGAAGTGGATCACTATGAAATCACTAATCGGTTTGGAAAAGAGGTTGTATTGGAATTGGTCGTAAGGGCAAAATCAGCGGGGATCGAAGCGGTAAAGGTCAATGGCAAACCTGTAGAATGGAAGCTTTTGGAAAATCAGGTGGGCAAGCCTGCCGTTTTGATCAAAACACCTTTGGGAGAAAATAGTCGCATTTCGATAGCATGGCAAGGAGAGGCATTGAAGGCCTTGCGATTTCCCAAGGAGGTCACCGTTGGTGAAAGCTTGATCATGGAATGGAATGACGCTGAAGTGCTGAAATTACATGATCCGGAGCAATTGTTTACGGCCAATGAAATAGTAGATGGTGGATTTGAGGCCAGTGTAGGCAGCCAAATTGGGGACAAGACCTTCTTCGCCAAACTGAAGCAAGGAGAAATGACCTGGTGGGAGCCCATCGCCGTTAAGGTGTTGCCAAGGTTAGAAATTACGGCAGCCGACAATCAATCTCCTTCGGCATTGGCATTTTCGGTCTCGAATCACCAAGAGGAAGAAATGCCAGTTTCCATTGTGGTGAATGGAAAGGCCTGGAAAGCGCAAGTTAACCTGGTTTCGAATAAGGCGCAGGAATTTACCATCCAAGACCTTTCCCTGCTCCAAACGGGCACTAATGAAGTGGCAGTCTACGATGGAGAAACCCTTTTGGCCCAGCAAATGGTGATCAATTGGGAATTGGATGCTTTAGCAAAAAACCTTGAGACGGTGGATATTTCTTCGGCGATGAATGATAAGGTGACCGCAATTTTCAGGAACGAATACCTAAGTCCCAGGTCCCCGTATCCGACTTTGCAAATACCAGTTCAGGGCATGGGCGATTGGGCATCGTTTGGCGCATATATGGACATTGATGACCGTGGTTTGCGTAAGCTGGCCGGGGAAAAAGGGCGGTTTGCACTTCCCCAGGGAATTCCTTTCGCCACTTCCGGTGACAGCAGTGAAAATAATATCCTGTTTACCGCGCTTTGGGACAATTACCCGGACGGTGTGCGGGTGCCTTTGTCCGGGAAGGCCAGTCATGCTTATCTATTGATGGCTGGATCCACCAACCACATGCAGAGCAGAATGGAAAACGGCCAAGTTGTCATCCATTATAAAGACGACAGCAAGGATGTCCTGTCACTGCGCAATCCTGAAAGTTGGTGGCCGATCGAGCAGGATTATTTTATTGATGATCATGCATTTGAAATAGGAGTTCCGAGGCCTGTCAGAGTACACCTGAAAACGGGCAAGATCAGCCGCAAGGTCCATGACAATTATGAAGCAATTGATCACTTTACCGAATACGCCATTGATGGCGGTGCCGCTACTGTGTTGGATTTGCCCTTGGATCCTGAAAAAGAGCTGGATCATCTGGAGGTAAAAGCGACGACGATCGAAGTGGTGATCGGTTTGATGGCGGTTACGTTGGAAAGGGAGTGA
- a CDS encoding glycoside hydrolase family protein, translating to MKRRDFLGYTAMVPVMGLFPSSLEPLLRRDPESAFASRLEPLHRLLETEGYYVWGTSPIYDAVGKVHVFYSRWKAEYGMGGWIHQSEIAHAVADQPEGPYTFQEVVLSPRGGNHWDATTCHNPHIKEVGGKYYLFYMGNHNKRTNTKRIGLATADSLDGPWKRPDEPLLEAGEEGSWDDHCTTNPSFVQHSDGRCFLYYKSWNTYEYEHYTDPKIRGNRKYGLAIADQPEGPYRKYDGNPIINYADKGDNIQAEDGFVWYQDGKFRMLMRDMGIYNHQYGLYLESEDGIHFSDPPEIAYYETDHYFSQPPKPGHLSKYGRFERPQILFKDNKPDYLFLASQGGKFMTSSTYLFNIKS from the coding sequence ATGAAACGAAGGGATTTTCTGGGATATACAGCAATGGTGCCGGTTATGGGGCTTTTTCCATCGTCATTGGAACCACTGCTCCGTCGGGATCCAGAATCAGCATTTGCCAGCCGGCTGGAGCCATTACACCGTTTATTGGAGACAGAAGGATATTATGTATGGGGCACAAGCCCCATCTATGATGCGGTCGGAAAAGTCCACGTGTTCTATTCACGCTGGAAGGCGGAGTACGGTATGGGTGGATGGATCCATCAGTCGGAAATTGCCCATGCAGTGGCCGATCAGCCGGAAGGGCCGTATACTTTTCAGGAGGTGGTGCTTTCTCCAAGAGGAGGGAATCACTGGGATGCGACTACCTGCCATAATCCGCATATCAAGGAAGTGGGAGGAAAGTATTATCTCTTTTACATGGGCAATCACAATAAACGTACAAATACCAAGCGGATTGGATTGGCCACAGCAGATTCCCTGGATGGCCCCTGGAAACGGCCGGATGAGCCGCTCTTGGAAGCGGGAGAAGAAGGGAGCTGGGACGATCATTGTACCACCAATCCTTCCTTTGTACAGCATTCTGACGGCCGCTGTTTTCTCTATTACAAATCTTGGAACACGTACGAATACGAGCATTATACTGATCCTAAAATCCGGGGCAATAGAAAATACGGCTTGGCGATAGCCGATCAGCCGGAAGGGCCATACCGTAAATATGATGGAAATCCGATCATCAATTATGCCGATAAAGGAGACAATATACAGGCTGAAGACGGCTTTGTCTGGTACCAAGACGGCAAGTTCCGGATGCTGATGCGAGACATGGGGATTTATAACCATCAGTATGGATTATACCTAGAGTCCGAAGACGGGATTCATTTCAGTGATCCGCCGGAGATTGCTTATTATGAGACCGACCATTATTTCAGCCAACCACCAAAACCTGGCCATTTGTCAAAATATGGCCGGTTTGAACGGCCACAGATTCTCTTTAAGGACAATAAGCCTGACTACCTCTTTTTGGCCAGTCAGGGCGGGAAGTTCATGACTTCAAGTACCTATCTCTTCAACATAAAAAGCTAA
- a CDS encoding branched-chain amino acid aminotransferase encodes MEIKKQLKSQCSIEQFNFDQFQFGVEATDHMLVAKYSDGKWHSAAIHPYVKLTLSPLAMCLHYGQTVFEGLKAYRQSDDTISVFRLDRHYERINQSLGRMAMPELPKELFENGIKELVEVEQDWIRGGEGNSLYIRPFVIATEERLGVSISTDYLFVVVCTPMAAYYSKPLKVKVEKHYTRAASGGVGAAKNGGNYGAAYYPAKLAQQEGFDQVIWTDSRDHEYVEESGTMNLMFIIDGVLLTPPAGETILAGVTRDSLLQIARDLGWQVEERSISLSELQEAFESGKKVEAFGGGTAAVVAPLELIHLEGKDYLPYVADDARMFQLKEKLTAIRLGKEKDPYAWNSILEKALAK; translated from the coding sequence ATGGAAATCAAAAAACAGCTAAAATCCCAATGTTCAATCGAACAGTTTAATTTTGACCAGTTTCAGTTTGGTGTGGAAGCCACCGATCATATGCTGGTTGCCAAGTACAGTGATGGAAAATGGCATTCAGCCGCCATTCATCCGTATGTAAAACTGACCTTGTCTCCATTGGCGATGTGCCTGCACTATGGGCAGACGGTCTTTGAAGGCCTAAAAGCATATCGGCAAAGTGATGATACGATCAGTGTGTTCCGTCTTGACCGCCACTACGAGAGGATAAACCAGTCCCTGGGTAGGATGGCCATGCCAGAATTGCCCAAGGAGCTTTTTGAGAATGGAATCAAGGAGTTGGTTGAGGTGGAGCAAGATTGGATCAGGGGAGGTGAAGGAAATTCACTTTATATTCGCCCTTTTGTGATTGCGACAGAGGAGCGATTGGGTGTCAGCATCTCCACAGATTATTTGTTTGTGGTGGTATGTACGCCGATGGCCGCCTATTACTCGAAGCCACTGAAGGTAAAAGTGGAAAAGCACTATACCCGCGCCGCCTCAGGAGGTGTAGGAGCAGCCAAAAATGGCGGGAATTATGGGGCGGCATATTACCCGGCAAAGTTAGCACAACAAGAGGGGTTTGATCAGGTGATCTGGACCGACAGCCGTGACCATGAATATGTGGAAGAATCAGGGACGATGAACTTGATGTTTATCATTGATGGAGTGTTGTTGACGCCACCGGCAGGAGAAACGATTTTGGCAGGTGTGACGAGGGATTCCTTATTGCAAATCGCGAGGGATTTGGGCTGGCAAGTGGAAGAAAGGTCGATCAGCTTAAGTGAGCTGCAAGAAGCTTTTGAATCAGGAAAGAAAGTGGAGGCTTTTGGAGGAGGAACGGCCGCCGTGGTGGCCCCTTTGGAGCTTATCCATTTGGAAGGAAAGGACTACCTGCCTTATGTGGCAGACGATGCCCGGATGTTTCAGTTAAAGGAGAAACTGACCGCTATCCGCTTAGGGAAAGAAAAAGATCCTTATGCCTGGAATTCGATACTGGAGAAAGCGTTGGCGAAGTAA